Within Oligoflexus sp., the genomic segment AAAAGGGTGCGAACGTTGCCGTCTTTGGCCTCGGCGGCATTGGCCTCTCTGTGATTCAGGGGGCGAAGATGGCTCAAGCAGGCCGCATCATCGCGGTCGATATCAATAACTCGAAATTTGAAATGGCCGAAAAATTCGGCGCGACCGATTTCGTGAATCCCACTGAAATCCAGGGCTCGGTCGTCGATCACATCGTGAAGATGACCGACGGCGGCGTCGATTATTCTTTTGAATGCGTGGGGAATGTCAAGCTCATGCGCCAGGCTCTGGAGTGCTGCCACAAGGGTTGGGGCCAGTCCATCATCATCGGCGTGGCCGGGGCCGGCGAGGAAATTTCCACGCGTCCCTTCCAGCTCGTGACGGGCCGCGTCTGGAAAGGCTCGGCCTTCGGTGGCGTCAAAGGTCGCACGGAACTGCCGCAATACGTGGATAACTACATGGCCGGCAAGATCAATCTCGATGATCTTGTCACCTATAAGATGCCGGTCGAGAAGATCAACGAAGCCTTCCGCTACATGAAGGATGGCACCAGCATTCGCAGCGTGGTGACGTTCTGAG encodes:
- a CDS encoding S-(hydroxymethyl)glutathione dehydrogenase/class III alcohol dehydrogenase produces the protein MKVKAAVAWGPNQPLSIETVDLEGPKKGEVLVRIVASGVCHTDAYTLSGVDPEGLFPVILGHEGAGIVEAVGEGVTSVQKGDHVIPLYTPECRSCKFCLSGKTNLCQRIRETQGRGLMPDGTTRFSKDGKPIYHYMGTSTFAEYTVVAEISLAKISPKAPLDKVCLLGCGVTTGIGAVLNTAKVEKGANVAVFGLGGIGLSVIQGAKMAQAGRIIAVDINNSKFEMAEKFGATDFVNPTEIQGSVVDHIVKMTDGGVDYSFECVGNVKLMRQALECCHKGWGQSIIIGVAGAGEEISTRPFQLVTGRVWKGSAFGGVKGRTELPQYVDNYMAGKINLDDLVTYKMPVEKINEAFRYMKDGTSIRSVVTF